A genomic window from Coccinella septempunctata chromosome 9, icCocSept1.1, whole genome shotgun sequence includes:
- the LOC123319893 gene encoding delta-1-pyrroline-5-carboxylate dehydrogenase, mitochondrial isoform X1 gives MLSILKQTSASTTNLQRALCKCYASVVQLDKIPDFPVKNEPVLGYLKNSPERKQLEDAIKQLSSQVEDVPLVIGDKEYRTEDVRYQVMPHNHKHKIAKFYYANKELLNKAIQVATETQKKWDRVPIAERIKIWDRAATMMSKEWRARLNAATMLGQSKTMVQAEIDSAAELIDFFRFNSFFFKEAIKYQPISENPKETLNSMRYRGVDGFMAAVAPFNFTAIGGNLAYTPALAGNAVLWKPSDTALLSNWQIFKICREAGVPAGVVNFVPADGPVFGDTITASPYFAGLNFTGSVPTFQRLWNQVGQNLNKYINFPRLIGECGGKNYHFVHSSADVVSVVNGTIRSAFEYCGQKCSACARMYVPESLWPKIKEGLIAERNKLKIGDPTEADSFMGAVIDARAYDRISGYINHAKTSKNLSIIAGGKCDNSVGYFIEPTIVQSTDPRDKIMTEEIFGPVLAVYVYKDGKEDEIMGLIESSTQFALTGAVFAKDVAFQKKALDALRITAGNFYINDKSTGSVVGQQPFGGARMSGTNDKAGGPHYVLRFANPQAIKETFQPLKDITYPYMRE, from the exons ATGTTATCAATTTTAAAGCAGACCTCGGCTTCAACGACAAATCTTCAAAG GGCGCTGTGTAAATGCTACGCCTCAGTGGTGCAACTGGACAAGATCCCCGATTTTCCGGTGAAAAACGAGCCGGTTCTGGGGTACCTGAAGAACTCCCCCGAAAGGAAACAGCTGGAGGATGCCATCAAACAGTTGTCCTCCCAGGTGGAGGACGTACCCCTGGTCATCGGCGATAAGGAATACAGGACCGAGGACGTCAGGTATCAG gtgATGCCCCATAACCACAAGCACAAAATTGCGAAATTTTACTACGCGAACAAAGAACTTCTAAATAAGGCGATACAAGTTGCGACAGAAACCCAGAAGAAGTGGGATAGGGTGCCTATTGCAGAAAG GATCAAGATCTGGGACAGGGCGGCGACCATGATGTCGAAGGAGTGGAGGGCGCGACTGAACGCGGCCACCATGCTGGGCCAGTCGAAGACGATGGTACAGGCGGAGATCGACTCCGCGGCCGAACTGATCGACTTCTTCCGCTTCAACAGCTTCTTCTTCAAGGAGGCCATCAAGTACCAGCCGATATCGGAGAATCCGAAGGAGACGCTCAACTCGATGAGGTACAGGGGCGTGGACGGGTTCATGGCGGCCGTGGCGCCCTTCAACTTCACCGCCATCGGCGGTAACCTGGCCTACACCCCGGCCCTTGCG ggtaACGCCGTTCTGTGGAAGCCGAGCGACACCGCCCTCCTGTCCAACTGGCAGATCTTCAAGATCTGCAGGGAGGCCGGCGTGCCGGCCGGCGTCGTTAACTTTGTACCTGCCGATGGACCCGTCTTCGGGGACACCATCACCGCCTCCCCGTATTTCGCAGGGTTGAACTTCACGGGAAGCGTGCC taCTTTCCAGAGACTGTGGAACCAGGTCGGTCAGAACCTCAACAAATACATAAACTTCCCGAGGCTGATCGGGGAGTGCGGCGGCAAGAACTACCACTTCGTCCACTCGTCCGCCGACGTGGTTTCGGTCGTGAACGGCACCATCAGGAGCGCCTTCGAGTACTGCGGCCAGAAATGCAGCGCGTGCGCCCGCATGTACGTCCCCGAGAGCCTATGGCCCAAG ATCAAAGAGGGTCTCATCGCGGAGAGGAACAAGCTGAAGATCGGCGACCCCACCGAGGCCGACAGTTTCATGGGGGCCGTGATCGACGCCCGGGCCTACGACAGGATCTCCGGCTACATAAACCACGCGAAGACCTCGAAGAACCTGTCGATCATAGCCGGCGGAAAATGCGACAACAG TGTCGGTTATTTCATCGAACCAACAATCGTTCAATCGACAGATCCTAGGGATAAGATCATGACGGAGGAGATCTTCGGGCCGGTGCTGGCCGTCTACGTGTACAAGGACGGCAAGGAGGACGAGATCATGGGACTCATCGAGAGCTCCACCCAGTTCGCCCTCACGGGGGCCGTGTTCGCCAAGGACGT CGCTTTCCAGAAGAAGGCCTTGGACGCGCTGAGGATCACCGCCGGTAACTTCTACATAAACGACAAGTCGACGGGTAGCGTCGTGGGTCAGCAGCCCTTCGGGGGCGCTAGGATGTCCG GTACAAACGATAAAGCCGGAGGACCTCACTACGTCTTGAGATTCGCCAATCCTCAGGCGATAAAAGAAACCTTCCAGCCTCTGAAGGATATAACTTATCCTTACATGCGCGAATAG
- the LOC123319901 gene encoding uncharacterized protein LOC123319901, with product MEATPVSHQLSEDSGCISGSFSTSAIFGSTPSTEFTTPTSHVNSRKRKYNQSFFAAKKLQDVIESTPCTSSPIFSSTLNESLVDNLENFHIRTSCPLDLGTSSIHDKSRDSYCKKKISFPATPEKRIGYIEEAKKFKSDYYFNLKVSESPVKEAHDILYANLKPNVRKPFSPFKFRDCSEKLASPAKKCLFETHEKLRTQKLFSQVVSNPVIMSVMYKYLSNGDIYRLSHVSASLKDAILTHAEARKRYEVFMEVHKQNKENYQRTPPSSPEKSDSPPGSPSRFNEYVKIGKLLNYHQSLTKCPRCEKPSIVENSIGQCQNVVSCGYIYCQKCFSFSETGPEDFYDSCQSSALVKNSSRSGLSDMSNSDRSTNRFNEESSSHLYSIFQSPRNSRIFEESSGFISENEYSPKPCSVKRNLSQKLKNIRPKTQVFHLFNDVVPPTAPLKKRVSLFTTPVISLEKEKIQDFDPPSPPKIRILACSKQSKRNLKRLTR from the exons ATGGAAGCAACTCCTGTCTCCCACCAACTATCTGAAGATTCTGGTTGCATATCTGGTTCCTTTTCTACATCGGCAATTTTCGGTTCGACGCCCAGTACTGAATTCACTACACCGACTTCGCATGTTAACTCCCGAAAAAGAAAATACAACCAGTCTTTCTTTGCCGCCAAAAAATTACAAGATGTTATTGAATCTACTCCTTGCACCTCATCACCTATATTCTCCAGTACACTCAATGAATCGTTGGTggataatttggaaaattttcacATTAGAACCAGTTGTCCTTTGGATTTGGGAACCAGCAGTATTCATGACAAATCGAGAGATAGTTATTGCAAAAAGAAAATATCCTTTCCTGCAACACCTGAGAAAAGAATCGGATACATTGAGGAGGCTAAGAAATTCAAATCAGACTATTATTTCAACTTGAAAGTTAGTGAATCACCAGTGAAAGAGGCACATGATATTCTGTATGCTAACCTGAAACCTAACGTGAGAAAACCCTTCTCCCCGTTTAAATTTAGGGATTGTTCGGAAAAACTAGCATCCCCTGCTAAAAAGTGCCTATTCGAAACTCATGAAAAGTTGAGaacacaaaaattattttcgcaaGTTGTATCAAACCCAGTGATTATGTCCGTCATGTACAAGTATTTATCAAATGGGGATATATACAGGTTATCACATGTATCTGCTTCCTTGAAAGATGCAATTTTGACACATGCAGAAGCAAGAAAGAGATATGAGGTATTTATGGAAGTTCATAAACAAAATAAAGAGAACTATCAACGTACACCTCCAAGTTCACCAGAAAAGAGTGACAGTCCTCCAGGGAGTCCCAGTAGATTCAATGAATATGTAAAG ATTGGTAAACTCTTGAATTATCATCAGAGTCTAACAAAGTGTCCAAGATGTGAGAAGCCAAGTATTGTTGAAAACTCCATTGGACAATGCCAAAATGTAGTGTCTTGTGGTTATATCTATTGTCAAAAGTGTTTTAGCTTTTCTGAGACGGGCCCAGAGGACTTTTATGATAG TTGTCAATCATCGGCATTGGTCAAAAACAGCTCAAGAAGTGGTCTGTCAGATATGAGTAACAGCGATCGTTCAACGAACCGTTTCAATGAAGAATCGTCTAGTCACCTTTATTCGATTTTCCAGAGTCCTAGGAACAGCAGGATCTTCGAAGAATCCTCTGgtttcatttcagaaaatgagTATTCGCCCAAA CCGTGTAGCGTTAAGAGGAATTTGAGCCAAAAGCTCAAGAACATTCGTCCGAAAACGCAAGTATTCCACCTGTTCAACGACGTGGTACCCCCGACCGCCCCTCTGAAGAAGAGAGTGTCCCTCTTCACAACCCCCGTCATTTCCTTGGAGAAAGAGAAGATACAGGACTTTGACCCTCCCAGCCCGCCGAAAATAAGGATTTTGGCCTGTTCGAAGCAGAGCAAGAGGAATTTGAAACGTCTCACCAGATAG
- the LOC123319932 gene encoding uncharacterized protein LOC123319932, whose translation MVHSCYICKISSEKDPTVSFHRFPKNVLQRAKWVDSLGLDGMKVSTSTKLCSKHFPEDSFRVRDGGRRDLKPSAIPSYKTNLEKMYSDDSIVPEEMLSEAPNSDLGKDDCENFTMFLTDNLELFPDHILKTDYLDNSDLLLNDSMETEMMDTESINIEMSNVLNPIFSERLSDLSSSLEISPSASISSTPTPSSAKTKFQFSPKECQDIVRPIQTQESTFDVDSLISKISADNNFKWRAYFKQCTVDDFSTPEMARRNIELGKKEIETHQKKIKILQQQNRRLKCRVARLKQLLKQCKQNNSVDIGNILDEDDEIDI comes from the exons ATGGTTCATTCCTGCTATATTTGTAAAATCTCATCAGAGAAGGACCCTACTGTATCTTTCCACAG GTTTCCTAAGAACGTCCTACAAAGAGCAAAATGGGTTGATTCTTTAGGTTTGGATGGAATGAAAGTATCAACAAGCACAAAATTATGCTCTAAGCACTTTCCTGAGGACTCTTTTCGAGTCAGGGATGGAGGAAGAAGAGACCTCAAACCATCAGCTATACCATCGTATAAGACCAACTTGGAAAAAAT GTATTCCGACGATTCTATTGTACCCGAGGAAATGCTGTCCGAGGCCCCTAATTCTGATTTGGGCAAAGATGATTGTGAGAATTTCACAATGTTCCTCACGGATAATTTAGAATTGTTTCCcgatcatattttgaaaacagaCTATTTGGACAATTCCGATTTGTTGTTGAATGACTCCATGGAGACTGAGATGATGGACACTGAGAGCATTAACATCGAGATGTCGAACGTGTTGAATCCCATTTTCAG TGAGAGGTTGTCTGATTTGAGCTCTTCACTAGAGATATCTCCTTCAGCTTCTATTTCCAGCACTCCCACACCaagttctgcaaaaacaaagtTCCAATTTTCTCCGAAAGAATGCCAGGATATCGTTAGACCGATTCAGA CTCAAGAGTCTACTTTCGATGTCGATAGTTTAATCAGCAAAATATCGGCAGATAACAATTTCAAATGGAGGGCATACTTCAAACAGTGCACAGTTGATGATTTTTCAACCCCAGAAATGGCCAGAAGAAATATCGAGTTAGGTAAGAAAGAGATAGAGACTCACCAGAAGAAAATCAAGATACTGCAACAGCAGAACCGTAGGTTGAAATGTAGGGTAGCTAGGTTGAAACAATTGCTGAAGCAGTGCAAACAGAACAATTCTGTAGATATTGGTAATATTCTCGACGAAGACGACGAAATAGATATTTAG
- the LOC123319893 gene encoding delta-1-pyrroline-5-carboxylate dehydrogenase, mitochondrial isoform X2, whose product MDDPEKMALCKCYASVVQLDKIPDFPVKNEPVLGYLKNSPERKQLEDAIKQLSSQVEDVPLVIGDKEYRTEDVRYQVMPHNHKHKIAKFYYANKELLNKAIQVATETQKKWDRVPIAERIKIWDRAATMMSKEWRARLNAATMLGQSKTMVQAEIDSAAELIDFFRFNSFFFKEAIKYQPISENPKETLNSMRYRGVDGFMAAVAPFNFTAIGGNLAYTPALAGNAVLWKPSDTALLSNWQIFKICREAGVPAGVVNFVPADGPVFGDTITASPYFAGLNFTGSVPTFQRLWNQVGQNLNKYINFPRLIGECGGKNYHFVHSSADVVSVVNGTIRSAFEYCGQKCSACARMYVPESLWPKIKEGLIAERNKLKIGDPTEADSFMGAVIDARAYDRISGYINHAKTSKNLSIIAGGKCDNSVGYFIEPTIVQSTDPRDKIMTEEIFGPVLAVYVYKDGKEDEIMGLIESSTQFALTGAVFAKDVAFQKKALDALRITAGNFYINDKSTGSVVGQQPFGGARMSGTNDKAGGPHYVLRFANPQAIKETFQPLKDITYPYMRE is encoded by the exons ATGGACGATCCCGAAAAAAT GGCGCTGTGTAAATGCTACGCCTCAGTGGTGCAACTGGACAAGATCCCCGATTTTCCGGTGAAAAACGAGCCGGTTCTGGGGTACCTGAAGAACTCCCCCGAAAGGAAACAGCTGGAGGATGCCATCAAACAGTTGTCCTCCCAGGTGGAGGACGTACCCCTGGTCATCGGCGATAAGGAATACAGGACCGAGGACGTCAGGTATCAG gtgATGCCCCATAACCACAAGCACAAAATTGCGAAATTTTACTACGCGAACAAAGAACTTCTAAATAAGGCGATACAAGTTGCGACAGAAACCCAGAAGAAGTGGGATAGGGTGCCTATTGCAGAAAG GATCAAGATCTGGGACAGGGCGGCGACCATGATGTCGAAGGAGTGGAGGGCGCGACTGAACGCGGCCACCATGCTGGGCCAGTCGAAGACGATGGTACAGGCGGAGATCGACTCCGCGGCCGAACTGATCGACTTCTTCCGCTTCAACAGCTTCTTCTTCAAGGAGGCCATCAAGTACCAGCCGATATCGGAGAATCCGAAGGAGACGCTCAACTCGATGAGGTACAGGGGCGTGGACGGGTTCATGGCGGCCGTGGCGCCCTTCAACTTCACCGCCATCGGCGGTAACCTGGCCTACACCCCGGCCCTTGCG ggtaACGCCGTTCTGTGGAAGCCGAGCGACACCGCCCTCCTGTCCAACTGGCAGATCTTCAAGATCTGCAGGGAGGCCGGCGTGCCGGCCGGCGTCGTTAACTTTGTACCTGCCGATGGACCCGTCTTCGGGGACACCATCACCGCCTCCCCGTATTTCGCAGGGTTGAACTTCACGGGAAGCGTGCC taCTTTCCAGAGACTGTGGAACCAGGTCGGTCAGAACCTCAACAAATACATAAACTTCCCGAGGCTGATCGGGGAGTGCGGCGGCAAGAACTACCACTTCGTCCACTCGTCCGCCGACGTGGTTTCGGTCGTGAACGGCACCATCAGGAGCGCCTTCGAGTACTGCGGCCAGAAATGCAGCGCGTGCGCCCGCATGTACGTCCCCGAGAGCCTATGGCCCAAG ATCAAAGAGGGTCTCATCGCGGAGAGGAACAAGCTGAAGATCGGCGACCCCACCGAGGCCGACAGTTTCATGGGGGCCGTGATCGACGCCCGGGCCTACGACAGGATCTCCGGCTACATAAACCACGCGAAGACCTCGAAGAACCTGTCGATCATAGCCGGCGGAAAATGCGACAACAG TGTCGGTTATTTCATCGAACCAACAATCGTTCAATCGACAGATCCTAGGGATAAGATCATGACGGAGGAGATCTTCGGGCCGGTGCTGGCCGTCTACGTGTACAAGGACGGCAAGGAGGACGAGATCATGGGACTCATCGAGAGCTCCACCCAGTTCGCCCTCACGGGGGCCGTGTTCGCCAAGGACGT CGCTTTCCAGAAGAAGGCCTTGGACGCGCTGAGGATCACCGCCGGTAACTTCTACATAAACGACAAGTCGACGGGTAGCGTCGTGGGTCAGCAGCCCTTCGGGGGCGCTAGGATGTCCG GTACAAACGATAAAGCCGGAGGACCTCACTACGTCTTGAGATTCGCCAATCCTCAGGCGATAAAAGAAACCTTCCAGCCTCTGAAGGATATAACTTATCCTTACATGCGCGAATAG